Proteins from a genomic interval of Dehalococcoidia bacterium:
- a CDS encoding protein phosphatase 2C domain-containing protein: MSDPPAPDSALRSDPGRVRTNNEDAVGGFEPADRALRAERGCLYVVADGMGGHAAGEVASNYAVASILRDYFTLPWQGPEPTLCTAIAAANAAIHAEGSTPGEHQGMGSTVVAAALLPGRAIVANVGDSRAYLLHDGQLRQVSMDHSWIAERVAVGLLTPEEAAAHPGRNVLTRNLGFTPQTEPSVAEVPLQAGDRLLLCSDGLSGPVAEEQMAGLLGAGSAEQAAIALVAAANEAGGPDNIGLIVVAPSAKRVRPPAGTLAALHPPSWEPEPAAVQAVPRPLAAGSRRRWPQLVLGAVAAVVAVAVLTAGAVAVAGRGSSSRKTAAVLATARGAASPPPATAAPASPTPASTSSPAATSAPTPAPTAAPLLAVAAQTVSPAPSATAPPAAGPASPGDAPLPAAPSRSPTPASVAVAGNAGGRGSPVAAPALRPAAPSGGGASSGATGGGLSGGRAGAGTAGGVPSAMPPVVFQIRTGDTLDGLWQSCYTHEISSFDTFTTIVAALNPPGFDPLNPRGFDPLNPKAGDLLRLPGGWDGADCPLGAGRPF; this comes from the coding sequence GTGAGCGACCCGCCGGCGCCGGACAGCGCCCTGCGCAGCGATCCCGGCCGCGTCCGCACGAACAACGAGGACGCGGTGGGCGGGTTCGAGCCGGCCGATCGCGCCCTGCGCGCCGAGCGCGGCTGCCTCTACGTCGTCGCGGACGGCATGGGAGGGCATGCCGCGGGCGAGGTCGCCTCCAATTACGCGGTCGCCTCGATCCTGCGCGACTATTTCACGCTCCCCTGGCAGGGTCCGGAGCCGACGCTGTGCACGGCGATCGCCGCGGCGAACGCCGCCATCCACGCCGAGGGTTCCACGCCCGGCGAGCACCAGGGCATGGGCAGCACGGTCGTCGCGGCGGCGCTCCTGCCCGGCCGCGCGATCGTCGCCAACGTTGGTGACAGCCGCGCCTATCTGCTGCACGACGGCCAGTTGCGGCAGGTCAGCATGGACCATAGCTGGATCGCCGAGCGGGTTGCGGTTGGCCTGCTCACGCCCGAAGAGGCGGCCGCCCATCCGGGCCGGAACGTGCTTACGCGCAACCTTGGCTTCACGCCGCAGACCGAGCCGAGCGTGGCCGAAGTCCCGCTGCAAGCCGGCGACCGCCTCCTGCTCTGCAGCGACGGTCTCAGCGGCCCCGTGGCCGAGGAGCAGATGGCCGGCTTGCTTGGCGCAGGCAGCGCGGAGCAGGCGGCGATAGCGCTGGTCGCCGCGGCGAACGAGGCCGGCGGGCCGGACAATATCGGCCTGATCGTAGTGGCTCCGTCCGCGAAGCGCGTGCGCCCGCCCGCGGGCACGCTGGCGGCGCTACATCCGCCGTCGTGGGAGCCAGAGCCGGCGGCAGTGCAGGCGGTTCCGCGACCCCTCGCCGCCGGGTCGCGCCGCCGGTGGCCGCAGCTCGTGCTCGGGGCGGTGGCCGCCGTTGTCGCCGTCGCCGTACTGACGGCCGGTGCTGTTGCCGTTGCCGGGCGGGGCAGCAGCAGCCGCAAGACCGCCGCCGTCTTGGCAACCGCGCGCGGCGCCGCATCGCCGCCACCAGCGACCGCTGCGCCCGCGAGCCCCACGCCCGCGTCGACGAGCTCGCCCGCCGCGACGAGCGCGCCGACGCCAGCCCCGACCGCGGCGCCGTTGCTTGCCGTGGCCGCACAGACCGTCTCGCCGGCGCCGTCGGCCACGGCGCCGCCGGCTGCCGGGCCCGCCAGCCCGGGCGATGCGCCGCTTCCCGCCGCGCCCAGCCGCAGCCCCACCCCCGCCAGTGTCGCGGTGGCCGGCAACGCTGGTGGCCGCGGCAGCCCGGTGGCGGCGCCGGCATTGCGCCCGGCCGCACCGAGCGGGGGTGGCGCGAGCAGCGGGGCGACGGGTGGTGGTCTCAGCGGCGGCCGCGCCGGAGCGGGCACGGCGGGCGGGGTGCCGAGCGCCATGCCTCCGGTCGTGTTCCAAATCCGCACCGGCGACACGCTGGACGGCCTCTGGCAGAGCTGTTACACGCACGAGATCAGCAGCTTCGACACGTTCACGACGATCGTCGCCGCGCTCAACCCGCCCGGCTTTGACCCGCTCAACCCGCGCGGCTTCGATCCGCTCAACCCGAAGGCCGGCGATCTCCTGCGGCTGCCCGGCGGCTGGGACGGCGCGGACTGCCCGCTGGGCGCCGGACGACCGTTCTAA
- the cydC gene encoding thiol reductant ABC exporter subunit CydC, giving the protein MYFDRRLFAMSAGMRGRIALAALIGIVAVPVAIWRLALTGDTIAQVFKGRSLAGLAGAFMLIAALIVLRAAMQLWREEIANRTAGVLKVRLRRQLYEKVLALGPGYFDQQRTGNVLLALVEGVESLDTFFGQYLPQLIVAALTPVILFAVLAFLDLKTAAVFLFFALFTLIAPAAFHRWNAASALARRDAYAGFASDLLDTIQGLPTLKAFGQSGRRGVQIAERAHRLFRSTMYVLAVNILTGGITMLGVSAGAAVALAWGAVRVHEGDLQLRTLLIVLMLGVEVFRPLRDLTVLYHRGMLATAAARGIFALLDTPIEVGEPAQPAPPSAPLAPTLRFEGVTFGYEGGRRAALEDLSFELRAGETLGVVGPSGAGKSTIVNLLLRFVDPQQGRVLLGGRAVRELPFAAIRRQVALVAQDTYLFHGTVAENLRLGKPAAVQIELEAAARAANAHEFIAALPRGYDTVVGERGTRLSGGQRQRIAIARALLKDAPILVLDEALSSVDAENEALIQQALERLQRGRTTLTIAHRLSSVVNADRILVLERGRLVETGRHTDLIAAGGTYARLMAAQHEVEEERQAGITSATAAEAAGNAGDRTRTAGEELPKLAIEDTRRPLPLRRVYTRLLGLVRPWAGEMALTFTLGLLRAAAVVALGVVGAVLVGRVTLGRALNPWLTLLLALVPITAILTWAESWIAHDLAFRLLSEMRIALYNMLDPLAPAYLQRRRSGDVVSAATGDVETIELFFAHTISPLFVAILVPGGVLIALLIYHWALALALLPFLVGVALTPWLASGAMERLGGELREGTGALNAGMVDGVQGLRTIAAFDAGPARTAEISAGGRRFASLQVRFFRDQAVQTAIIEALTGLGALAVLAVGAGLVTNRQLSRVDLLVATVLAASAFGPVTELVKTLKELMQTLASARRYFAIEDEPVPVQDGPGVPEAASEQRASGLPVVCEGVTFRYAPHDPPALHDVSFAAAAGKTVALVGRSGAGKTTLAHLLLRFWDPQQGRILIDGHDLRDYALDDLRRLVALVAQDTYLFNTTLWENLRLGRPEASDAEVLEAARRANVDEFAAALPDGYQTRVGERGMQLSGGQRQRVAIARALLKDAPLLILDEATSHLDAVNEAEVRQALDRLMAGRTTFVIAHRLSTIRNADEILVLDDGRLVERGRHAQLLARDGLYSHLIAAQLMAHTDAAAATRTVGVEGGG; this is encoded by the coding sequence ATGTACTTTGACCGTCGCCTGTTCGCGATGAGCGCCGGCATGCGCGGGCGCATCGCGCTCGCCGCGCTGATCGGCATCGTCGCGGTGCCCGTCGCGATCTGGCGGCTGGCCCTCACCGGCGACACGATCGCCCAGGTGTTCAAGGGCCGCTCGCTCGCCGGTCTGGCCGGCGCCTTCATGCTGATCGCCGCGCTGATCGTGCTACGTGCGGCCATGCAGCTCTGGCGCGAAGAGATCGCGAATCGGACGGCGGGTGTGCTCAAGGTGCGGCTGCGCCGGCAGCTCTACGAGAAGGTGCTGGCGCTCGGTCCCGGCTATTTCGATCAGCAGCGCACCGGCAACGTGCTGCTGGCGCTGGTCGAGGGCGTCGAGAGCCTGGATACGTTCTTCGGCCAATATCTGCCGCAACTGATCGTCGCCGCGCTCACGCCGGTGATCCTGTTTGCCGTGCTCGCCTTCCTCGACCTGAAGACGGCCGCGGTTTTCCTGTTCTTCGCCCTGTTCACGCTGATTGCGCCCGCGGCCTTTCACCGCTGGAACGCGGCGAGCGCCCTCGCCCGCCGCGACGCCTATGCCGGCTTCGCCTCCGACCTGCTGGACACGATTCAGGGCCTGCCCACGCTCAAGGCCTTCGGCCAGAGCGGGCGGCGCGGGGTGCAGATCGCCGAGCGGGCGCACCGGCTCTTCCGCAGCACGATGTACGTGCTGGCCGTGAACATTCTCACCGGCGGCATCACCATGCTCGGCGTCTCGGCGGGCGCGGCGGTGGCGCTGGCCTGGGGCGCCGTGCGTGTGCACGAGGGCGACCTGCAACTGCGCACACTGCTGATCGTGCTGATGCTCGGTGTCGAGGTCTTCCGCCCGCTGCGCGACCTGACCGTGCTTTATCATCGCGGCATGCTGGCGACGGCGGCCGCGCGCGGCATCTTTGCCCTGCTCGACACGCCGATCGAGGTGGGCGAGCCGGCGCAGCCGGCCCCGCCTTCGGCGCCGCTGGCGCCGACGCTGCGCTTCGAGGGCGTGACCTTCGGCTACGAGGGCGGGCGGCGGGCGGCGCTGGAGGATCTCTCGTTTGAGCTGCGCGCCGGTGAGACGCTGGGCGTGGTCGGCCCGAGCGGAGCCGGCAAGTCCACGATCGTCAATCTGTTGCTGCGCTTCGTCGATCCACAGCAGGGGCGCGTGCTGCTCGGCGGGCGCGCCGTGCGCGAGCTGCCGTTCGCGGCGATCCGCCGGCAGGTCGCGCTGGTGGCGCAGGATACGTATCTCTTTCACGGCACGGTAGCGGAGAACCTGCGCCTGGGCAAGCCGGCGGCCGTGCAAATCGAGCTCGAAGCAGCCGCCCGCGCCGCCAATGCCCACGAGTTCATCGCCGCGCTGCCGCGGGGCTACGACACCGTCGTGGGTGAGCGCGGCACGCGGCTCTCCGGCGGGCAGCGGCAGCGGATCGCCATCGCGCGGGCGCTGCTGAAGGATGCGCCGATCCTGGTGCTGGACGAGGCGCTCTCCAGCGTGGACGCCGAGAACGAGGCGCTGATCCAGCAGGCGCTGGAGCGGCTGCAGCGAGGCCGCACCACGCTCACGATCGCGCACCGGCTCTCCAGCGTGGTCAACGCCGACCGCATCCTGGTGCTGGAGCGGGGGCGGCTGGTGGAGACCGGCCGGCACACGGACCTGATCGCGGCGGGCGGCACCTACGCCCGGCTGATGGCGGCGCAGCACGAGGTCGAGGAGGAGCGGCAGGCCGGCATCACTTCGGCGACGGCCGCGGAAGCAGCCGGAAATGCCGGCGACCGCACACGCACCGCCGGCGAGGAGCTGCCGAAGCTGGCGATCGAAGACACCCGCCGGCCGCTGCCCCTGCGGCGGGTGTACACGCGCCTGCTGGGTCTGGTGCGGCCATGGGCGGGCGAGATGGCGCTCACCTTCACGCTGGGGCTGCTGCGCGCCGCGGCGGTCGTGGCGCTGGGCGTGGTCGGCGCCGTGCTCGTCGGGCGGGTGACGCTCGGGCGTGCGCTCAATCCGTGGCTTACGCTGCTGCTGGCGCTGGTGCCGATCACGGCGATCCTGACCTGGGCCGAATCGTGGATCGCGCACGACCTCGCCTTCCGCCTGCTCTCGGAGATGCGCATTGCCCTCTACAACATGCTCGACCCGCTGGCCCCGGCCTATCTGCAGCGCCGCCGCTCCGGCGACGTGGTCAGCGCGGCGACCGGCGACGTGGAAACGATCGAGCTGTTCTTCGCGCACACGATCTCGCCGCTGTTCGTGGCGATCCTCGTGCCGGGCGGCGTGCTGATCGCGCTGCTGATCTACCACTGGGCGCTGGCGCTGGCGCTGCTGCCGTTCCTGGTGGGCGTGGCGCTGACGCCGTGGCTGGCGAGCGGCGCGATGGAGCGGCTGGGCGGCGAGCTGCGCGAGGGCACGGGCGCGCTGAACGCGGGCATGGTGGACGGCGTGCAGGGGTTGCGCACGATCGCCGCCTTCGACGCCGGGCCGGCGCGGACCGCGGAGATCAGCGCCGGCGGCCGGCGCTTCGCCTCGCTGCAGGTGCGCTTCTTCCGCGACCAGGCGGTGCAGACGGCGATCATCGAGGCGCTGACCGGCCTCGGCGCCCTCGCGGTGCTGGCGGTCGGCGCCGGGCTGGTAACGAATCGGCAGCTCTCACGCGTCGATCTGCTCGTCGCCACGGTGCTGGCGGCGTCGGCCTTCGGCCCGGTGACAGAGCTGGTGAAGACGCTGAAGGAGCTGATGCAAACGCTCGCCTCGGCGCGGCGCTACTTCGCGATCGAGGACGAGCCGGTGCCCGTGCAGGACGGCCCCGGCGTACCCGAGGCGGCGAGCGAGCAGCGAGCCAGCGGTCTGCCCGTGGTCTGTGAGGGCGTGACCTTCCGCTACGCGCCGCACGATCCGCCCGCGCTGCACGACGTTAGCTTCGCCGCTGCGGCGGGCAAGACGGTGGCCCTTGTGGGCCGATCGGGCGCGGGCAAGACGACGCTGGCGCACCTGCTGCTGCGCTTCTGGGATCCTCAGCAGGGCCGCATCCTGATCGACGGCCACGATCTGCGCGACTACGCGCTGGACGACCTGCGCCGGCTGGTGGCCTTGGTCGCGCAGGATACGTATCTCTTCAACACGACGCTCTGGGAGAACCTGCGGCTCGGCCGGCCCGAGGCGAGCGACGCGGAGGTGCTGGAGGCGGCGCGGCGCGCCAACGTGGACGAGTTCGCCGCCGCGCTGCCGGACGGCTACCAGACGCGCGTGGGCGAACGCGGCATGCAGCTCTCCGGAGGCCAGCGGCAGCGCGTGGCGATCGCGCGGGCGCTGCTCAAGGACGCGCCGCTCTTGATCCTGGACGAAGCGACCTCACACCTCGACGCGGTAAACGAGGCGGAGGTGCGCCAGGCGCTCGATCGGCTGATGGCCGGCCGCACGACCTTCGTGATCGCGCACCGCCTCTCCACGATCCGCAACGCCGACGAGATTCTTGTCCTGGACGACGGGCGCCTGGTGGAGCGCGGCAGGCACGCGCAACTGTTGGCCCGGGACGGCCTCTACTCGCACCTGATCGCCGCGCAGCTCATGGCGCACACCGACGCCGCGGCAGCAACGCGCACCGTCGGCGTGGAGGGCGGGGGCTAG
- a CDS encoding putative toxin-antitoxin system toxin component, PIN family — protein sequence MRVVHDANIVVSRYLVPVGIPAQVMAAWRAQRYDLIISPALMSEYEDVLNRPRIQRRHGLTPEQVASELTRLARFAILVEPAEVPAVIVDDPDDDQVLAAAVAGEADFIVSGDRHLLSLREYRGIRILSPAGFLALLASQEHAEL from the coding sequence ATGCGTGTCGTCCATGATGCGAATATCGTCGTCAGCCGCTACCTCGTTCCCGTCGGCATTCCCGCTCAGGTGATGGCCGCCTGGCGAGCTCAGCGGTATGACCTGATCATCTCCCCTGCGCTCATGTCCGAGTACGAAGACGTCTTGAACCGGCCGCGCATTCAGCGCCGGCATGGCCTGACCCCTGAACAAGTCGCTTCCGAACTGACCAGACTGGCACGTTTCGCCATCCTTGTCGAACCAGCCGAGGTGCCAGCGGTCATTGTCGACGACCCGGACGACGATCAGGTACTTGCAGCCGCCGTCGCGGGAGAGGCCGACTTCATCGTAAGCGGTGACCGTCACCTGCTGAGCCTGCGCGAATACCGGGGTATCCGCATCCTCTCCCCTGCCGGCTTTCTTGCGCTGCTTGCGTCCCAGGAGCACGCTGAGTTGTAG
- a CDS encoding type II toxin-antitoxin system prevent-host-death family antitoxin, with product MERTIGAFDARRQFGKVLNEVTAKGDAYVVERHGAAIAAVVPIAVYQQWKRERAAFFDRMEAIAKRANVPEQEADQLVADALHEVRSARRTHA from the coding sequence ATGGAACGTACCATCGGCGCCTTTGACGCCAGACGCCAATTCGGTAAGGTGCTCAATGAGGTCACCGCGAAGGGTGATGCCTACGTCGTGGAGCGCCACGGCGCGGCGATTGCAGCCGTGGTGCCGATCGCTGTCTACCAGCAGTGGAAGCGGGAACGCGCGGCGTTCTTCGACCGCATGGAGGCAATTGCGAAGCGGGCCAACGTGCCAGAGCAGGAGGCGGATCAACTCGTCGCCGATGCTCTCCATGAGGTGCGCTCGGCGCGCCGGACCCACGCCTGA
- a CDS encoding Chromate resistance protein ChrB yields MDRSARWVLLAYRLPREPSTPRITLWRKLRRLGAVQILDGLVGLPLDARTREQFEWLADEVLEAGGEASLWLGSPAGAAQERTLIGSMNAELDAEYRALIAAARAAATEPVSSRRRTLGRLRREFRRIAARDYFPAPGQAAARDAVEALAVEIEVRR; encoded by the coding sequence ATGGACCGTTCCGCTCGCTGGGTCTTGCTCGCCTACCGGCTGCCACGGGAACCCTCGACGCCGCGCATCACGCTCTGGCGCAAACTGCGGCGGCTGGGCGCCGTGCAGATCCTCGACGGGCTGGTTGGCCTGCCGCTCGACGCGCGCACGCGCGAGCAGTTCGAGTGGCTGGCGGACGAGGTGCTGGAGGCCGGCGGCGAGGCGTCGCTCTGGCTGGGCTCACCGGCCGGCGCCGCCCAGGAGCGGACGCTGATCGGCAGCATGAACGCCGAGCTCGACGCCGAGTACCGGGCGCTGATCGCCGCGGCCCGGGCGGCGGCAACGGAGCCGGTCTCGTCGCGGCGCCGCACACTGGGCCGCCTGCGGCGTGAGTTTCGGCGGATCGCCGCGCGCGACTACTTCCCGGCGCCGGGTCAGGCGGCGGCGAGGGACGCGGTCGAGGCGCTGGCGGTGGAGATCGAGGTGCGGAGATGA
- a CDS encoding chromate resistance protein ChrB domain-containing protein: MKWATRACCHIDRAACAWLIRRFLDQEARFIFIQDPDELPADATPFDMRGAVLSHHDGDCSFETILRHYQLQDPGLTAIARIVHEADLGDERYDAPEAAGLDMLMRGLQLVRSDEEVLALSAVLFDGLYAYCSATAGRP, from the coding sequence ATGAAATGGGCGACACGCGCTTGCTGTCACATCGACCGCGCGGCCTGCGCCTGGCTGATTCGCCGCTTCCTTGACCAGGAGGCGCGGTTCATCTTCATCCAGGATCCCGACGAGCTGCCCGCGGACGCGACGCCGTTCGACATGCGCGGCGCCGTGCTCTCCCACCACGACGGCGACTGCTCGTTCGAGACGATTCTGCGCCACTACCAATTGCAGGATCCCGGGCTGACGGCCATCGCTCGCATCGTGCACGAGGCTGACCTGGGCGACGAGCGCTACGACGCGCCGGAGGCGGCCGGCCTGGACATGCTGATGCGCGGTTTGCAACTGGTACGGAGCGACGAGGAGGTGTTGGCGCTCAGCGCGGTGCTCTTCGATGGGCTGTACGCCTACTGCAGCGCGACGGCGGGCCGACCGTAG
- a CDS encoding chromate resistance protein ChrB domain-containing protein, protein MKWVTRARPMVDRVACPWLIQRFVDRDAEFLYVPADQVLAVAEREDATPYDIANAELGHHGAECSFDAIMRKYQLNDPALQRLALIVRGADTDARDLTPESRGLVAIAAGFRLAYQDDHEQLTAELPVYDALYAWCQSQVASGATSQR, encoded by the coding sequence ATGAAGTGGGTAACCCGTGCGCGGCCAATGGTGGATCGCGTTGCCTGCCCCTGGCTGATCCAGCGGTTCGTCGATCGCGACGCCGAGTTTCTTTATGTCCCGGCCGATCAGGTCCTGGCGGTGGCGGAGCGGGAAGACGCAACTCCGTACGACATCGCCAACGCGGAGCTAGGCCATCACGGCGCCGAATGCAGTTTCGACGCCATCATGCGCAAGTACCAGCTGAACGATCCGGCCCTCCAGCGCCTCGCGCTGATCGTGCGCGGCGCGGATACCGATGCCCGCGACCTCACGCCCGAGTCGCGCGGCCTCGTCGCCATCGCCGCCGGCTTTCGGCTGGCGTATCAGGACGACCACGAGCAGCTCACCGCGGAGCTGCCGGTCTACGACGCATTGTACGCGTGGTGCCAGAGCCAGGTCGCGTCGGGCGCCACGTCACAACGGTGA